AACCAGATTCGCAACATGGTGGAAAACTAGAGATTTTCTATCTTTACCTCTGAAAAAAATTTAAGAGGTCCATTATGACATTTGAAGAGATGTTCGCACTGGCTTGCCAGCGCAAAAAGGATATGCCCGAAGGTAAGGGCACTACGGAACTGTTCAAGAAAGGCCCGCACGGCATCGGCAAGAAACTTGTTGAAGAAGCCGCCGAAAGCTGGATGGCAGCACGCTTCGAAAGCCGCGACGCCCAGTGCCTCGAACTTTCCCAGGTGCTTTACTATGTGGCCGTAATGATGGCCGAAAAAGGTCTCACCCTCGAAGAAGTGTACGCTAAACTATGATTAAGGTAGCTCTCCCGAATAAGGGCATGCTCTTTGAGCCTACCCAGGAACTTTTGAAGGCTTGCGGTTACAAGGCCACCAAGCCCTACAAGACTTTGACCCAGCTCGACACCAAGAACGGAATCGAATTCTTCTTCTTGCGCCCGAGCGACATCCCGATGTACGTGGGCCGCGGCATTATCGACGCCGGCATCACGGGTATCGACTTTAACGCCGAAGCCAAGAGCCCGGCAGTCAAGGTTCTCGACCTGCCCTATGGCGCCTCCAAGATGTGCGCCGCAGTCCCGAACGAAAGCCCGGTGCAGTCTCTTGACGAACTCAAGAACGCAACGATCGCCACCAGCTTCCCGCACATTGTCGAAGGCTACTACAAGAAGGACATGAACTTCGTGGTGCTCGAAGGCGCCGTCGAAATCTCGGTGAGCCTCGGCGTGGCAGATGCCATTGTCGACGTGGTCGAAACCGGTACAACGCTCAAGCAGGCTGGACTTCGCATTGTGGGCGAACCGCTCTTCCGTAGCAACGCCGCCCTCTTCTGCAACCCGCAGAAGACCGAACTCGAAGAAGTCAACACGCTGATCCGCCGCATCCAGGGCAAGCTTGTCGCTCAGACATACATGATGATCGAGTACGACTGCCCGGCTGAAATCCTCCAGAAGGCATGCGAACTCACTCCGGGCCTCGACGCCCCGACGGTGACCAAGCTGCACGGCCGCGAATGGTATGCCGTGAAGGCCATGGTCCCGCAAGAAGAAGCAAACGCCATCATGGACAAGCTTTGGGACGTCGGTGCACGCAGCATCCTGCTATTCGGTATCAAGAGCGCCCGTATTTAAGACATGCAAACACTTGCTTACTTAGCACGCCAGCCTATCCTCGACCGCGAGGGTAAGATTTACGCGTATGAGCTCTTGTTTCGCGACTCGCCCGAAAGCGACATCGCAATCATTGCAAGCGACGTACTTGCCACCGCGCAAGTGCTTGAAAACGTGCTGAACAATATCGGCATCGAACGCCTGATCGGAAACAACAAGGCGTTCGTGAACTGCAGCCGCAACATGCTGCTCGACAACCTGTTCGGGCTTTTGAACCCCAAGTACTTCGTACTCGAGGTTCTCGAAGACGTCGAAGTCGACGAGGCGATCGTCAAGGCCGTCCAGCGCTACAGGGCACTGGGATTCGAACTGGCGCTCGACGATTTCATCTTTAACGACGAATTCATCACGCGCTTCAAGCCGCTATTCCCTTACGTCAGCTACGTCAAGATGGACGTGGTCGACAACTCGCAAGAGTCCATGAACGCAGCCGCCATCTTCTTCAAGACCATGGGCATCAAGCTCCTGGCCGAAAAGGTGGAAGACGAAGCCACGTTCAAGCGCTGCGAAGAAGTGGGCTACGACTACTTCCAAGGGTTCTTCTTTGCAAAACCCGAACTGGTGACCGGCCGTAAAATCGACGCGACCTCGGCAACGCTTCTGCAGCTGTTGCTCCGCATCAAGTCGAGACCCAGCCTCGAAGACATGGTTGAAAGCATTTCCAAGCACGAAGACATCGCCCAGAACCTGCTCCGGTTCGTGAACTCCGACTCGGAGACCAGGCACAGCCGTATCGACTCCGTCAAAGACGCTATCGTGTGGGTCGGCATGCGCCGCATTCAGGAATGGCTGATGCTCATGCTTTACGCCCGCCCGGAACTCGGCATGAGCCCGCAGGCATCGCCCTTGTTCCAGAACGCAAGCCACCGCGCGAAGTTCATGGAAAGCCTCGCCCGCTGTATCGACGAAAACAACGACGACTTCTGCGCAAAGGCATTCATGGTGGGCCTCATCAGCCGTATGGACGCTTTGGTGCGCGCCCCGCTCGAAACCATCTTGCCGGACGCCCCTGCCGACGACGAAATGCAGGACGCCCTCCTCAACCGTACGGGCCGCCTCGGTACACTACTCCGCCTGGCCGACGCCGTGGAACTCGACGACCGCGAATCCATTCAGGCATGCCTCAAGGAAGAAGGCCTCCATTTCGCACAACTGAAACTCTGCATCAACGAATCCTATAGTTTTGCCAATGAACATTGAACCGCAAAGTCTTGAAGCGTTAATCGGGGAATTTTCATCGCTCCCCGGAATCGGACAGAAAACTGCCCGTAGACTTGCGTATCATATTCTTTCTAAAAACGAAGGTGATGTAGAACGTTTCTCGGCAAACTTGCTGAACGCCAAAAAGAACGTTCACCCCTGCCCGCGCTGCTACGCCTTTACCGACGAGGACCTTTGCCCCGTTTGCAAGGCAAGGCCCGACTCCAAGTGCATTTGCGTGGTCGAAAAGAGCTCCGACATTGTTCCCTTTGAACGTTCGGGCATTTACAAGGGCACTTATTTTGTCCTTGGCGGCGTGATTTCACCCTTGGACGGCATTGGTCCCGAACACCTGCACCTGCCCGAACTGGTAAAGCGCATTAAGGACGAAGGCATCGAAGAACTTATATTTGCATTAGGTTCTAGCCCCGAAGCCGACAGTACAGCCCTCATGCTCGACCACATGCTGGCAGGCGTAAACGTCAAGCGCACGCGACTGGCTCGCGGAATCCCCATGGGTTCGGACCTTGAATTTGTTGACGAAGTCACCATGCTCCGCGCATTCGAAGGGAGAGTCAGCTTATGATCGAAAAAACACCGAAAGGGACAAAGGCGAATTTACCGCCTAAAACGGTTCACCATGGCCCTGTCATGGTGGGCGACTACAAGATTGTCTCTGCAGAATTTGTCAAAGGGTCAACAAGCATCAAGCACCTTCCCGAAGAACGCTTGCCGCAAATTGCCTTCCTCGGACGCTCCAATGTGGGCAAATCTTCGCTCATGAATGCCCTGATGGGCAGAAAAGACTTGGTAAAAGTGGGCAGAACCCCCGGAAAAACCCGCGAATTGAATTTTTTCAAAGTCAACGGACGATTTTTTCTAGTAGATTTACCAGGTGTAGGCTTTGCAAAAGTCAGCAACGCCAAACGCGACCAAATGGCAGACTTTATCCGCGATTATGTGGAAAAGTGTAAAGACCTGAAAGGTCTCGTATACTTGGTAGACGTGCGTCACGGAGGCCACGCCATCGATATCGAGACGGTCGAAGCCATTCGAGCCAGCGGTTGCCCCGTGCTGATTGTCGCAAGCAAACGCGACAAGGCGAACCAGTCGGAACTTGCAAAAGGACTCCGCAGCATCAAGGAAAAATTCGGGCTCGACCAGAATCCCTTGAGCGTGAGTTCCTTAAAGAAATTCGGACTCGGCGACTTGTGGCACCAAATTTTGGAAGCGATCGAGCAGAAAAATGAGAGTACGGAGCCCTAGAAACTGGCAACGATTCACACTCCCCGCAAAGGTATTTCATTTGCTGGGTCTGTTCTTGTTGCGCCGTCCTTTCGGACAACAGATTGCCTTGTTCTGCAGAGCCGTCTCTAGTATCTTCTCTAAAAACCGCAGTTTAAAAGCCGACTCCCGTAACATCATCATGCAGACGTTTTTTACGGCAGTCGAAATTTTCCCGATTCTTTTTGTCGTGGCAACCTTATTTGGTGCCGTTACCATTATCGAAGTGCTTTCGATGATGAGCAAGATGGGCTTTGCCGACTTTGTAGGAAACATGATTGTGGTGGTCGTCATCCGCGAACTCGGCCCTATTCTCACGGCATTCTTGATTGCAGGTCGAAGCGGCTCTTCGCTAACCGCCTACATCGGGAGTATGGTCATCAACTACGAAGTCGACGCGCTTGCCACCATGGGCGTCAACCCGATTCGTTTCTTGGTCATGCCGAGTTTGATCGGCGGCTGCATCGCCATGCTTATCATGAATGTCTTCTTTAGCGCAAGCGCCATTTGCGGCGGATTCATTCTTACCAAGTGCGCGATATTCATGAGCGGTATGAGCGGCGTCATGCAAAGCGAAATGTCCAACATTCAGCTGACCTGGTCTTACCTGAGTGACGAAATCCTGAAAGCCATTACGCTCGAAGACTTTATCTTCCTTATTCTGAAGCCCCTTGTCTTTGGCGCCATTATTACCACCAACGCCTGCTACCAAGCCTTGAACATTCCCCGCGATGTACGCCAGGTCCCCAAGGCTGTTTCGCGTTCCGTGATCAAATCTTTCCTGTACATTGTCGTTGCTGATGTGATTATTTCGATATTCTACTTAGTGGACTACATGAACAACCTTAACCAGCTGATCTAATGTTTGACGAAGCCTTAAGTCTAGATGATATCCATCTCGCCTATAGAGACCTTGCAGGAGCAATGTTCTCTAAGCCGAGAATTTTAGGGTATTTCAGAGGCATCGAAATGGACCCGCAAAAGGAACTGTTCTCGAACGTGTACCTTAAGGTTAAGCGCGGTGAAACCATTTGCATTGGAGGACCTTCAGGTCAGGGAAAGAGCGCACTTCTTAGAGTCATTGCCGGACTTACACGCCCTACCCGCGGAAACATCTACTATTTCGGCGAATACCTTCCGCCCGAAAAGTTGACCGCCCTGGAAGTCGCGAAGCGCCAAGTAGGCATGGTGTTCCAGAACGGAGCCTTGATTTCAAATTTGCGCGTACGCGACAACATTGCCATGCCGCTCCGCTACCACAAAATGGGCACCCCAGCAGAAATTGAAGAAAAGGTCAACATGGCCATGGACTTGATGCGTGTACGCGAAGAAGCCGACTTGTTCCCGCACATGCTCAGTATGGGCATGCAAAAGCGTGTGGCCATCGCGCGCAGCTGGGCTATGGACCCGAAGCTTTTGCTGATGGACGAACCCACAGCAGGTCTTGACAACTACAACCGCCGTAATTTGCTGCCGCTGATTGACAACATGCGTACCTTGTTCAAAACGACAATCATTATCGTGACGCATGACCTTATGATTTCGAAGGAACTGGACTGCAACATTTGTTTCTTGCACCGCAAGACACTCACGGAGCCCAAGCCCTTTGATTACTGGCTCAACACCGATAGCGAAATTTCTAGAGAGCTGTTCCGCGACCTGAGAAATAGCGGCTAGCAAAAAGATGTGAGATGTGAGATTAGAAATGAGTAATGAGAAATTGAACATCCCACATTAAGCATCACACATTGCACATATACAACCCATAGGCTTTTAAAATATGTTCCTTCCTTTACCTGACGACTTTCATGCGCACCTCCGCCAGGGCGAATTGATGCCCGGTTATGTGCGCGACTTGGTTCAACAATTTGGCCGCGCCATCATTATGCCGAACACGGTGCCCGCGATGACATCTGCCAAGGCGATTGCCGATTACAAGGCGCAGATCTTGGAAGCGGCAAAGGCCGTGCGCCCGGATTTTGTTCCGCTCATGACATTCAAGCTGAACCCGAATTACACCGAGCAAGATTTGAAGGACATGATGGCGGTCGGCGTTGTGGCGGGCAAGTATTACCCCGCCGGCGTGACCACCAACAGCGCCGACGGCATCAGCGATTTCGAAGGCATTTTCCCGGTGGTCGCCATGATGGAGCATCTTGGCCTTGTGCTGTGCGTGCACGGCGAAGAACCGGGTGAATTCTGCCTGGACCGCGAGCCCGCCTTTATCAAGCGCGTCGAAACCTTGGCCGAAAAATTCCCGAAGCTCAAAATCGTCTTCGAACACTTGAGCTCGGCGAAGTCGGTCGAGGCAGTCAAGCGACTCCCCGCGAACGTGGCCGCCACCTTCACGGTGCACCACTTGATGATGACGCTTGACGACATCGTGGGAGACGCCTTACGGCCGCACCATTTCTGCAAGCCGCTCCCGAAGCGGCCGGAAGACCGTGCCGCCATTCGCGAAGCCGCCTTCAGCGGCAACCCCAAGTTCTTTCTCGGCACGGACTCTGCGCCGCACCAGCTCGGCAAAAAGGAATGCCCCTGCGGCGCAGCAGGCGTCTACAGCGCCCCGGTCGCCATCCCGCTCTTGGTCCAAGAATTTGAACGGGCTGGCCACCTTGACAAGCTCCCTAATTTCATTGCCGGCTACGGCGCCGACTTTTACGGCCTTCCGCGCACGACCAAGCAGATCGAAGTCGTCCGCGAAAAGTGGACGGTGCCCGCCATCGTAAACGGCGTGGTCCCTCTCGCCGCCGGGCAGGAACTCGACTGGAAGCTCGTATAATTTTTATATTTGCGCCATGCCTTCCGATTCTCGCAAATACCTTGTTGGCCTTGTAGGCCCAGACGTTCTCGAAGCCGCCGAAAAGGACTTGTTCCACCCGGTGCGTCTCGACCTCGACAATTGCGACGCGATTGAAATCCGCTACGATTTCTTCGACGAATCGGAATGGCCCACGCTCTCCGAAAGAGTCCGCCACATCGTCGACAATAAAATCCAGATTGGCACCATCCGCTTACAGCGCGACGGCGGCAAATTTCCCGACGCCCGCGCCGTAGAACGCCTAGAACTCTGGAAGCGCATCCTTTCGGGCAAGCAAGTTCCCGAATGGCTCGACCTCGAACGCGACTGCCTAAGCGATTTCAAGGCCTTAAACGATATGGCCTACCCCATAGGTGTCAGCCTGCTCATCTCGGAGCACAACTTCGTGCGTATTCCGACCGACATGGAACTCGAAACCTTTGCTGCAGACATCAAGCGCGTAGGCGCCCAAGGGCTAAAGATTGCCGCAATGAGCAATTCCGACAGTGACTGCGACCGCCTGTATAAGTTCGCAAAAAAATACGGCAAGAAGTTCCAACTGTTCGCCGCCTTCGGCATGGGCGAAACAGGCCGGGTCAGCCGTCTTTGGTCATTGAACGAAGGCGCCAACCTCACCTACGGTTCTATCGGCCATTCCGAGGCTCCGGGCCAAATCGAAGTCTCCGTGATGCGCCGCGCCCTCGATCAAACCGAAAATTTGCACTCCCAGATGGAAATTTTGGCTTTTTTGGAGCAATTCTAGTCATTTTTGATATTTTTTCGTTTCAAAGGGCATATTTTTGTCCAAACGGCGCATTTTTTTGCTAAATATCCATATTGAAAATTATAAAAGGAAGTAACCATGCGCCTTTCCGAAAGGTTTGTCGACAATTGCATTCTGATTAACTCCAAGAGCACGTCCAAGGAACAAATCCTGAACGAACTCGTGGATACGCTTTGCAGTGCCTACAAATTGGATCACCGCAATGAAATCTTTGATGCCGTCTGGACTCGCGAACAGAGCCGTTCCACCGGTATCGGTTGTGGACTTGCCGTTCCGCACGCCAAGATTGACTGCGTAGACCGCATGTGCATGGCCGCAGCCACTATCGAAGGGGGCCTCGATTTCGCCTCGTTCGACGGCGAACCGGTTTACCTGATCATTTTGATCGTCAGCCCGGGCAACACCGTGGGCCCGCACCTCAAGGCTCTTTCCTCCGTCAGCCGTCTTTTGGCCGATGGCGGCGTCCGCAAGGACCTGATTGCCTCCAAGGATCCGGCCGAATTTCTGACCATTCTCCGCGCTGCCGAGGACAAATACCTCTAATCCCCTTGACAGGCCAGAAAAAGTTTTCTATA
This uncultured Fibrobacter sp. DNA region includes the following protein-coding sequences:
- the hisE gene encoding phosphoribosyl-ATP diphosphatase, with the translated sequence MTFEEMFALACQRKKDMPEGKGTTELFKKGPHGIGKKLVEEAAESWMAARFESRDAQCLELSQVLYYVAVMMAEKGLTLEEVYAKL
- the hisG gene encoding ATP phosphoribosyltransferase, with protein sequence MIKVALPNKGMLFEPTQELLKACGYKATKPYKTLTQLDTKNGIEFFFLRPSDIPMYVGRGIIDAGITGIDFNAEAKSPAVKVLDLPYGASKMCAAVPNESPVQSLDELKNATIATSFPHIVEGYYKKDMNFVVLEGAVEISVSLGVADAIVDVVETGTTLKQAGLRIVGEPLFRSNAALFCNPQKTELEEVNTLIRRIQGKLVAQTYMMIEYDCPAEILQKACELTPGLDAPTVTKLHGREWYAVKAMVPQEEANAIMDKLWDVGARSILLFGIKSARI
- a CDS encoding EAL domain-containing protein, with protein sequence MQTLAYLARQPILDREGKIYAYELLFRDSPESDIAIIASDVLATAQVLENVLNNIGIERLIGNNKAFVNCSRNMLLDNLFGLLNPKYFVLEVLEDVEVDEAIVKAVQRYRALGFELALDDFIFNDEFITRFKPLFPYVSYVKMDVVDNSQESMNAAAIFFKTMGIKLLAEKVEDEATFKRCEEVGYDYFQGFFFAKPELVTGRKIDATSATLLQLLLRIKSRPSLEDMVESISKHEDIAQNLLRFVNSDSETRHSRIDSVKDAIVWVGMRRIQEWLMLMLYARPELGMSPQASPLFQNASHRAKFMESLARCIDENNDDFCAKAFMVGLISRMDALVRAPLETILPDAPADDEMQDALLNRTGRLGTLLRLADAVELDDRESIQACLKEEGLHFAQLKLCINESYSFANEH
- the recR gene encoding recombination mediator RecR; this encodes MNIEPQSLEALIGEFSSLPGIGQKTARRLAYHILSKNEGDVERFSANLLNAKKNVHPCPRCYAFTDEDLCPVCKARPDSKCICVVEKSSDIVPFERSGIYKGTYFVLGGVISPLDGIGPEHLHLPELVKRIKDEGIEELIFALGSSPEADSTALMLDHMLAGVNVKRTRLARGIPMGSDLEFVDEVTMLRAFEGRVSL
- the yihA gene encoding ribosome biogenesis GTP-binding protein YihA/YsxC codes for the protein MIEKTPKGTKANLPPKTVHHGPVMVGDYKIVSAEFVKGSTSIKHLPEERLPQIAFLGRSNVGKSSLMNALMGRKDLVKVGRTPGKTRELNFFKVNGRFFLVDLPGVGFAKVSNAKRDQMADFIRDYVEKCKDLKGLVYLVDVRHGGHAIDIETVEAIRASGCPVLIVASKRDKANQSELAKGLRSIKEKFGLDQNPLSVSSLKKFGLGDLWHQILEAIEQKNESTEP
- a CDS encoding ABC transporter permease, which encodes MRVRSPRNWQRFTLPAKVFHLLGLFLLRRPFGQQIALFCRAVSSIFSKNRSLKADSRNIIMQTFFTAVEIFPILFVVATLFGAVTIIEVLSMMSKMGFADFVGNMIVVVVIRELGPILTAFLIAGRSGSSLTAYIGSMVINYEVDALATMGVNPIRFLVMPSLIGGCIAMLIMNVFFSASAICGGFILTKCAIFMSGMSGVMQSEMSNIQLTWSYLSDEILKAITLEDFIFLILKPLVFGAIITTNACYQALNIPRDVRQVPKAVSRSVIKSFLYIVVADVIISIFYLVDYMNNLNQLI
- a CDS encoding ABC transporter ATP-binding protein; this translates as MFSKPRILGYFRGIEMDPQKELFSNVYLKVKRGETICIGGPSGQGKSALLRVIAGLTRPTRGNIYYFGEYLPPEKLTALEVAKRQVGMVFQNGALISNLRVRDNIAMPLRYHKMGTPAEIEEKVNMAMDLMRVREEADLFPHMLSMGMQKRVAIARSWAMDPKLLLMDEPTAGLDNYNRRNLLPLIDNMRTLFKTTIIIVTHDLMISKELDCNICFLHRKTLTEPKPFDYWLNTDSEISRELFRDLRNSG
- the pyrC gene encoding dihydroorotase, yielding MFLPLPDDFHAHLRQGELMPGYVRDLVQQFGRAIIMPNTVPAMTSAKAIADYKAQILEAAKAVRPDFVPLMTFKLNPNYTEQDLKDMMAVGVVAGKYYPAGVTTNSADGISDFEGIFPVVAMMEHLGLVLCVHGEEPGEFCLDREPAFIKRVETLAEKFPKLKIVFEHLSSAKSVEAVKRLPANVAATFTVHHLMMTLDDIVGDALRPHHFCKPLPKRPEDRAAIREAAFSGNPKFFLGTDSAPHQLGKKECPCGAAGVYSAPVAIPLLVQEFERAGHLDKLPNFIAGYGADFYGLPRTTKQIEVVREKWTVPAIVNGVVPLAAGQELDWKLV
- a CDS encoding type I 3-dehydroquinate dehydratase is translated as MPSDSRKYLVGLVGPDVLEAAEKDLFHPVRLDLDNCDAIEIRYDFFDESEWPTLSERVRHIVDNKIQIGTIRLQRDGGKFPDARAVERLELWKRILSGKQVPEWLDLERDCLSDFKALNDMAYPIGVSLLISEHNFVRIPTDMELETFAADIKRVGAQGLKIAAMSNSDSDCDRLYKFAKKYGKKFQLFAAFGMGETGRVSRLWSLNEGANLTYGSIGHSEAPGQIEVSVMRRALDQTENLHSQMEILAFLEQF
- a CDS encoding PTS sugar transporter subunit IIA; the protein is MRLSERFVDNCILINSKSTSKEQILNELVDTLCSAYKLDHRNEIFDAVWTREQSRSTGIGCGLAVPHAKIDCVDRMCMAAATIEGGLDFASFDGEPVYLIILIVSPGNTVGPHLKALSSVSRLLADGGVRKDLIASKDPAEFLTILRAAEDKYL